A region of Planctomicrobium piriforme DNA encodes the following proteins:
- a CDS encoding Hsp20/alpha crystallin family protein: MVTANRVQRLLNSLPRSPWEALLQDFQVLPGSLPSVSAASSLQPRFWVSDAGVVIELDLPGRSAESFDINVERDLLSIGFKSDEQPQSNATWRLRERDVATQTAEFRLPFAIDPNLAETTYSNGVLRFSIQKPAEVQPQKLCVKQG, encoded by the coding sequence ATGGTTACTGCCAATCGAGTTCAGCGTTTGTTGAATTCCCTGCCCCGATCGCCGTGGGAAGCACTGTTGCAGGACTTCCAGGTCCTGCCAGGCAGCTTGCCTTCGGTCAGCGCGGCTTCCAGCCTCCAACCCCGATTCTGGGTCAGCGATGCCGGAGTCGTCATCGAGCTCGACCTGCCTGGACGCTCGGCTGAGAGCTTCGACATCAACGTCGAACGCGATCTACTGAGCATTGGTTTCAAGTCCGATGAGCAGCCGCAAAGCAATGCGACCTGGCGTTTGCGGGAGCGGGATGTTGCAACGCAAACAGCCGAATTCCGGCTTCCCTTTGCGATCGACCCCAACCTCGCCGAGACGACCTACTCCAACGGCGTGCTGCGTTTCTCGATCCAGAAACCGGCCGAAGTGCAGCCCCAGAAATTGTGCGTCAAACAGGGCTGA